In Acidobacteriota bacterium, one genomic interval encodes:
- a CDS encoding CRTAC1 family protein, with protein MMTTTLRIVATLLLGLVAGNTLLPAQAPIQFVDRSRESGLNIPIVYGGVESQRYILETTGTGAATFDYDRDGRIDIFLVNGSRLDGASSDPPSNVLYRNLGNGRFSDVTAASGLKRSGWGQSVCVGDMDNDGWTDLAVTYYGEIVLYRNRGNGSFEDISQSSRIGGQRRWNAGCTFLDYDRDADLDLFVANYVDYADATRYEPGSGANCMWRGIAVMCGPLGLKPSANIMFRNNGDGTFSDVSPASGITRAEGFYCLMPITLDFDEDGWTDLYVACDTTPNILYRNNQDGTFEDVGMISGVALSDNGREQAGMGVAAADYDLDGHLDLLVTNFSDDTSTLYHNDGNSTFTDTTYLAKLGKDTQYLSWGTGMVDFDNDGWKDVFIASGHVYPEVDRHPSEITYRQQRLVYRNQGDGSFGNASNQAGDAIAAKSAGRGVAFEDLDGDGDLDIVAVNLNDTPSLLINESASENNWLILELEGEGSNRSAIGARIQVAAGGRIQTDEVRSASSYYSSNGLRVHFGLGKENRAKWIEIRWPSGSRQRFEDVQAGRVISVREGTGIR; from the coding sequence ATGATGACGACTACGCTTCGAATCGTCGCGACGTTGCTCCTTGGACTCGTGGCCGGCAACACCCTCCTTCCAGCCCAGGCCCCGATCCAGTTCGTTGATCGAAGCCGGGAGTCCGGGCTGAATATTCCGATCGTCTACGGAGGCGTGGAGTCGCAACGCTACATTCTGGAAACGACCGGGACGGGAGCCGCGACCTTCGATTATGACCGGGACGGACGGATCGACATCTTCCTGGTCAACGGCTCCAGATTGGACGGCGCCTCCAGCGATCCGCCCTCCAACGTGTTGTATCGAAATCTCGGAAACGGCCGTTTTTCAGACGTGACGGCGGCTTCCGGCCTCAAGCGCTCGGGCTGGGGACAGTCGGTCTGCGTCGGAGATATGGACAACGACGGATGGACCGATCTTGCCGTGACCTACTACGGGGAGATCGTGCTCTACCGTAATCGGGGAAACGGAAGCTTCGAAGACATTTCGCAGAGCTCTCGGATCGGCGGCCAGCGGCGTTGGAACGCCGGCTGCACTTTCCTGGATTATGACCGCGACGCCGACCTGGACCTGTTCGTAGCCAACTATGTGGACTATGCCGACGCCACCCGATACGAGCCCGGATCCGGCGCCAACTGCATGTGGCGGGGCATCGCCGTCATGTGTGGTCCGCTCGGGCTCAAGCCATCGGCCAATATCATGTTTCGCAACAATGGAGACGGCACTTTCAGCGACGTCTCCCCGGCCAGCGGCATCACCCGTGCCGAAGGGTTTTATTGCCTCATGCCGATCACGCTCGATTTTGATGAGGACGGCTGGACGGACCTTTATGTCGCCTGCGACACCACGCCCAACATTCTTTACCGGAACAACCAGGATGGCACGTTTGAGGATGTGGGAATGATCTCGGGCGTGGCCCTCAGCGACAACGGAAGAGAGCAGGCCGGCATGGGAGTCGCGGCCGCGGATTACGATCTGGATGGACACCTGGATCTGCTGGTGACCAATTTCTCCGACGACACCTCGACCCTCTACCACAACGACGGAAACTCCACCTTCACCGACACGACTTATCTGGCCAAGCTGGGAAAAGACACCCAATACCTGAGTTGGGGCACGGGTATGGTCGATTTTGACAACGACGGTTGGAAAGACGTGTTCATCGCCAGCGGGCACGTTTATCCCGAAGTGGACCGACACCCTTCTGAAATTACCTATCGGCAGCAGCGATTGGTCTACCGGAATCAAGGTGACGGCAGCTTTGGAAACGCCTCCAATCAAGCCGGAGACGCCATTGCCGCCAAATCGGCCGGGCGAGGCGTCGCATTCGAGGATCTGGATGGTGACGGCGATCTGGATATCGTCGCAGTCAACCTGAATGACACCCCTTCTTTGCTGATCAACGAAAGCGCTTCAGAGAACAACTGGCTCATCCTGGAACTGGAAGGTGAAGGAAGCAACCGCAGTGCCATTGGCGCGCGGATTCAAGTGGCAGCCGGAGGACGAATCCAAACCGATGAGGTGCGGAGCGCCTCCAGTTATTATTCGAGCAACGGACTGCGTGTCCATTTCGGCCTCGGCAAGGAGAACCGGGCCAAGTGGATCGAGATCCGGTGGCCCAGCGGCAGCCGGCAGAGGTTTGAGGATGTCCAGGCAGGCCGAGTCATCTCGGTCCGCGAGGGAACCGGGATCCGATGA
- a CDS encoding DUF6081 family protein: MIRVRNFTHVGISVPNLEETVEFYEKIVGLETSGRDNGAAFLRCNRNHHCLSIYPGERALHHLGLEVLDEQALEQAEHELAAQGFRPEPRDYPEPGHGSGLCFRDPDGNRVELYAGMHTLDQPLEPREVRPVGFGHITFMTANLPRCAAFYTDVLGFRVSDTVDDSAIWMRCNQQHHGVAFLQTGRTKVNHYAYDLADWSELKKFCDHLWKNDVPIIYGPGRHGPGHNIFIYIPDPAGNVIELTLEVDQIWDDETYRPLNWTNEPKTVDVWRALPQPPYMMEGEGRDFTDWSTGSPLIGRGWSIPQVNGHQMLDPTATVTLPTSETPELKIEIPTFTLGFDNPLDHVKAMFVSDRRYPTGEGLSVSVDLCVEVNGTEANPFGADPDDPRLGNGAIALIDNTTGVILNFGVSNHRIMALREHFQVKSPTGEDSTLPMIDPLLTDLTIEPGSWHRYEIRYQPGEDGWLEAAPDHAQWLVDGRIVREVQWVATIDEPSAPIVLPARFRVLMAIFTLLDDRPDGRGGVVPGLDSQYRHSLFGQGVTARWRNLQVLTSSQAQHIKT; this comes from the coding sequence ATGATTCGGGTGCGAAACTTCACCCACGTTGGCATCAGCGTCCCCAACCTGGAGGAGACCGTCGAATTCTACGAGAAAATCGTCGGGCTCGAGACGAGCGGCCGCGACAACGGCGCCGCGTTCCTGCGCTGCAACCGCAACCACCACTGCCTGTCCATTTACCCTGGCGAACGGGCTCTGCATCACCTCGGATTGGAAGTGTTGGATGAGCAGGCTTTGGAGCAGGCCGAGCACGAGCTGGCGGCACAAGGTTTCCGGCCCGAGCCCCGGGACTACCCCGAACCGGGTCATGGATCCGGCCTTTGTTTTCGCGATCCCGACGGAAACAGGGTGGAGCTTTATGCAGGAATGCACACCCTGGATCAACCGTTGGAGCCGCGTGAAGTCCGGCCGGTCGGGTTCGGCCACATCACGTTCATGACCGCCAACCTTCCGCGCTGCGCCGCGTTTTATACGGATGTCCTCGGATTCCGCGTTTCGGACACCGTAGACGACTCAGCCATCTGGATGCGGTGCAACCAGCAGCACCACGGCGTCGCCTTCCTCCAAACCGGCCGGACCAAGGTAAACCACTATGCCTATGACCTGGCCGACTGGAGCGAACTGAAAAAGTTCTGTGATCATCTTTGGAAGAATGACGTTCCCATCATCTACGGCCCCGGCCGCCACGGTCCCGGGCACAACATCTTCATTTACATCCCCGACCCCGCCGGAAACGTGATCGAACTGACCTTGGAGGTGGACCAGATCTGGGATGACGAAACCTACCGGCCCCTGAATTGGACCAACGAACCCAAGACGGTCGATGTCTGGCGGGCACTCCCGCAGCCTCCCTACATGATGGAAGGGGAAGGCCGTGATTTTACGGATTGGTCGACCGGCTCCCCTCTGATCGGCCGAGGCTGGAGCATTCCCCAAGTGAACGGCCACCAGATGCTCGATCCGACAGCCACCGTGACCCTGCCGACCTCGGAAACGCCCGAGCTGAAGATCGAGATCCCCACCTTTACGCTTGGGTTCGACAATCCCCTCGACCACGTGAAAGCCATGTTCGTGAGCGATCGGCGCTATCCCACGGGCGAGGGCCTTTCCGTTTCCGTAGACCTCTGCGTTGAGGTGAACGGGACCGAAGCCAATCCTTTCGGAGCGGATCCGGATGATCCCAGGTTGGGAAACGGGGCCATCGCCCTGATCGACAACACCACCGGAGTGATTTTGAATTTCGGGGTATCAAATCACCGCATTATGGCGTTGCGCGAACATTTCCAGGTGAAATCACCCACGGGCGAAGACTCGACTCTGCCCATGATCGATCCGCTGCTGACCGATCTGACGATTGAGCCCGGTTCGTGGCACCGCTACGAAATTCGTTATCAGCCGGGAGAGGACGGCTGGTTGGAAGCGGCTCCCGACCACGCCCAATGGCTGGTGGACGGCCGGATCGTTCGCGAAGTCCAATGGGTCGCCACTATCGACGAGCCCTCGGCTCCCATCGTTCTACCCGCCCGGTTCCGGGTCCTCATGGCCATCTTCACCTTGCTGGACGATCGTCCCGACGGGAGGGGAGGCGTTGTGCCGGGACTCGATTCCCAATACCGGCACTCCCTCTTCGGACAAGGTGTCACGGCTCGTTGGCGCAATCTGCAGGTCTTGACGTCCAGTCAAGCCCAGCACATCAAGACGTGA
- a CDS encoding sugar phosphate isomerase/epimerase yields MTDATPPIRFGNAAYGFREYGFPEFFEACHRIGTPAVEIDAGWFEEGEAKNRVSLDATARELDRVKELATAAGVQVTAIGSGAVVGLAGEVAEDRSAEIMKAVDIAEVLGAQVIRVFTEHDFTHSKHYVLTPDRVTDALYETLAIAFNKLGDYLKGKGIRVGIENHGGTSATGAGLKKLLDMVPHREIGVTFDPANYAFGGEDPYQALLAVQDRVVYTHWKDVAQAPDKPRGVEYRAFGEGEIDWSPIIGTLLDSFDGIWAIEYERKEASTLENLAEGTRRSKQNLAAAIEQVRNAS; encoded by the coding sequence ATGACAGATGCAACACCTCCGATTCGATTCGGGAACGCAGCCTACGGCTTCCGGGAGTACGGCTTTCCGGAATTTTTCGAGGCTTGTCACAGGATCGGCACGCCGGCGGTCGAAATCGACGCCGGATGGTTCGAGGAAGGCGAAGCCAAGAACCGGGTTTCGCTGGACGCCACCGCCCGGGAACTCGACCGGGTGAAGGAACTGGCAACGGCGGCCGGCGTTCAAGTGACTGCCATCGGAAGCGGGGCCGTGGTCGGCCTCGCAGGTGAGGTCGCCGAGGATCGCTCCGCCGAGATCATGAAGGCGGTCGACATTGCAGAGGTCCTGGGCGCGCAAGTGATTCGAGTCTTCACGGAACACGATTTCACCCACTCCAAGCACTACGTCCTGACACCGGACCGGGTGACCGACGCGCTTTACGAGACCCTGGCCATCGCCTTCAACAAATTAGGCGATTATTTGAAGGGCAAGGGAATCCGCGTGGGAATCGAAAACCATGGCGGCACCTCGGCCACCGGCGCCGGCCTCAAGAAGCTCCTGGACATGGTCCCCCATCGGGAAATCGGAGTGACCTTTGACCCCGCCAACTACGCCTTTGGGGGAGAAGATCCTTACCAGGCGTTGTTGGCGGTACAGGATCGAGTCGTCTACACCCACTGGAAAGACGTCGCCCAAGCGCCTGACAAACCCAGGGGCGTTGAATACCGGGCCTTCGGAGAGGGTGAGATCGACTGGTCTCCCATCATAGGCACGCTCTTGGACTCCTTCGACGGAATCTGGGCCATCGAGTACGAGCGAAAAGAAGCCAGTACGTTGGAAAACCTTGCCGAAGGAACGCGAAGATCGAAGCAGAATCTGGCAGCGGCCATCGAGCAGGTGAGGAACGCGTCATGA
- a CDS encoding glycoside hydrolase family 127 protein: MAELDRRDFVKLGAATAAGAGALVSCSRGPKESAPPTASTYEAEVPDTLDLADRARLSVNSLTGAVDLQQNCETFQCLHFDTNPPHFTHNTGGPCLPKAIHVLPLMRKMSGSTLHADYDSRMVDALLTDIDENGLWWLRYAGRPSREGFPNYGEDVYWPFPHSRLMVALMAWHEFDNDPKWLKAVKHLAGGLKKVARQNGRRAWFTNNKPTFLVRAAMAEEFEDLTAMGEGKKPSGKGGSGPAVEEPDKINFQVIGNPLRALSLWAGLSGDEEALELARKTARFMLKPTMWGSSDGPTMIAGPEHAHWEGHFHTRTTGVMGMVDYAIIANDYPAKQFVRHFYEYTRNTGIGRIGFFPAVLGPLEKIQQANRRAYGGSAQVCETCSIGDMVYIACRLSQAGIGDYWDDVDQYVRNHLVESQMLRRDLIEKIIETAVEHPLNREIESDERVIERGLGGFASVSDPTLLHAWWTMCCNANAPVGLYEAWNSIVQYNQGLAQVNLLLNRASPWVDIASYLPYEGKVGFKIKTATKLSVRIPAWADTRAVQCRVNQKSISPAWSGNNVLVDRLRPGDEVTLTFPMVATTEYHTAPTYEIQYTCQFKGNTLVDISPRPDKFAWKLMASDDGAKIPVRRGYPLYLREFYKGDKAPMKRISRYVHQV; encoded by the coding sequence ATGGCTGAACTCGACCGGCGGGACTTTGTCAAACTGGGTGCGGCCACTGCCGCCGGCGCCGGCGCATTGGTGAGCTGTTCAAGGGGGCCGAAGGAAAGCGCGCCGCCGACAGCCTCCACCTATGAGGCCGAAGTGCCCGACACGCTGGACCTAGCCGACCGGGCCAGGCTCTCGGTCAACTCCTTGACCGGAGCCGTCGACCTCCAGCAGAACTGCGAGACCTTCCAGTGCCTGCACTTTGACACCAACCCGCCTCATTTCACCCACAACACCGGAGGTCCGTGTCTGCCCAAGGCGATCCATGTCCTGCCGCTGATGCGCAAGATGAGCGGCAGCACGCTCCACGCCGATTATGACAGCCGGATGGTCGATGCCTTGCTGACGGATATCGACGAGAACGGTCTCTGGTGGCTCCGTTATGCCGGAAGGCCCTCGCGGGAGGGTTTTCCCAACTACGGCGAAGACGTTTACTGGCCCTTCCCCCATTCCCGGCTCATGGTCGCCTTGATGGCGTGGCACGAGTTTGACAACGACCCGAAGTGGCTCAAGGCCGTGAAGCATTTGGCCGGGGGGCTGAAGAAGGTGGCGCGGCAGAACGGCCGGCGCGCCTGGTTCACCAACAACAAGCCGACCTTCCTGGTTCGAGCGGCGATGGCGGAGGAATTCGAAGATCTGACAGCCATGGGTGAAGGGAAAAAGCCGAGCGGGAAAGGCGGCTCCGGTCCGGCGGTCGAGGAGCCGGACAAGATCAATTTTCAGGTCATCGGCAATCCGCTGCGCGCGCTTTCCCTCTGGGCTGGTCTGAGCGGAGACGAGGAGGCGCTCGAGCTGGCCCGGAAAACGGCGCGCTTCATGCTCAAGCCCACCATGTGGGGATCTTCCGACGGACCGACCATGATTGCGGGGCCGGAGCACGCCCACTGGGAAGGCCACTTCCACACTCGGACCACCGGTGTGATGGGAATGGTGGACTACGCCATCATCGCCAACGATTACCCGGCCAAGCAATTCGTACGCCATTTCTATGAATACACCCGGAATACCGGGATCGGCCGCATCGGGTTTTTCCCCGCGGTTCTAGGCCCTCTGGAGAAGATCCAACAGGCCAACCGGCGGGCCTACGGGGGGTCGGCTCAAGTGTGCGAGACCTGCTCGATCGGAGACATGGTCTATATCGCCTGCCGGCTCAGCCAGGCCGGGATCGGCGATTACTGGGACGATGTCGACCAATACGTGCGAAATCACCTGGTCGAGAGTCAGATGTTGCGTCGCGACCTGATCGAAAAAATCATTGAGACCGCCGTCGAGCATCCCCTCAATCGTGAAATCGAGTCGGACGAGCGAGTCATCGAGAGAGGACTGGGCGGGTTTGCTTCCGTCTCCGATCCCACCCTGCTGCATGCCTGGTGGACGATGTGCTGCAATGCCAACGCCCCGGTGGGGCTTTACGAAGCCTGGAATTCCATCGTCCAATACAATCAGGGTCTGGCCCAGGTGAACCTGCTCTTGAACCGGGCGTCGCCCTGGGTCGATATCGCCAGTTACCTGCCCTACGAGGGCAAGGTGGGATTCAAGATCAAGACCGCAACGAAGCTGAGTGTGCGCATTCCCGCCTGGGCGGACACGAGAGCGGTACAGTGCCGGGTCAATCAGAAAAGCATCTCGCCGGCATGGTCGGGCAACAATGTCCTGGTGGATCGATTGCGCCCTGGTGATGAAGTGACCCTGACGTTTCCCATGGTGGCGACCACGGAATACCACACCGCGCCCACCTACGAGATTCAATACACCTGCCAATTCAAAGGAAATACCTTGGTTGACATTTCGCCGCGGCCGGACAAATTCGCCTGGAAACTGATGGCCTCGGACGATGGCGCCAAGATTCCCGTCAGGAGAGGGTATCCGCTCTATTTGAGGGAGTTCTACAAAGGTGACAAAGCCCCGATGAAGAGGATTTCCCGTTATGTTCATCAGGTTTAG
- a CDS encoding Zn-dependent alcohol dehydrogenase yields MKAKAAILFDVGQRLDIREVDVAKPRAGEVLVRMAVGGICHSDLHVMTGHLNAPTPSILGHEGAGTVVETGSGVTSVRPGDNVIPLWRLSCGECEYCTLARPALCAVGMKIRSTGRLLDGSSRFSLDGSEIKHFLGVSTFSEYTVILEKALVKVPKDIPLQQAALLGCAVITGIGAVMNAARVTPGSQVAVFGSGGVGLNVIQGAALAGAEKIIAVDLLDNKLEMARQFGATHTVNASSDDPVEQVRSLTEQRGVDYAFEVIGLPKTVRQAFDSLAKRGEAIVLGVTPLETEVSVPIMPLIFEEKVLKGSVYGSSRPRIDIPKLMNLYRAGKLKLDELVTRTFSFDQINEAYAALERGEVARTVVLM; encoded by the coding sequence ATGAAAGCGAAGGCGGCAATCCTCTTTGATGTGGGCCAACGGCTCGATATTCGAGAAGTTGACGTGGCCAAACCCCGGGCCGGCGAAGTTCTGGTGCGAATGGCGGTCGGCGGCATTTGCCACAGTGATCTCCATGTGATGACGGGACACTTGAACGCCCCGACCCCGTCGATCCTGGGTCATGAGGGCGCCGGGACCGTGGTCGAAACAGGTTCGGGAGTGACCTCCGTCCGGCCTGGGGACAACGTCATCCCCCTTTGGCGACTCAGTTGCGGCGAATGCGAATACTGCACGTTGGCCCGGCCGGCGCTCTGCGCGGTGGGAATGAAGATCCGGTCCACGGGGCGGCTTTTGGACGGCAGCAGCCGTTTTTCCCTCGACGGGTCCGAGATCAAGCACTTTCTGGGAGTTTCGACTTTCTCCGAATACACCGTGATTCTGGAAAAAGCGCTGGTGAAGGTTCCCAAAGACATCCCTCTCCAGCAGGCGGCGTTACTGGGCTGTGCAGTGATTACCGGAATCGGAGCGGTGATGAATGCCGCCCGAGTGACGCCGGGCAGTCAGGTCGCGGTTTTCGGCAGTGGAGGCGTCGGCTTGAACGTGATCCAGGGAGCCGCCTTGGCAGGCGCCGAAAAGATCATCGCGGTCGACCTCTTGGACAACAAGCTCGAAATGGCGCGGCAATTCGGAGCCACGCACACGGTCAATGCGTCATCGGACGATCCGGTGGAACAGGTCCGGTCGTTGACCGAACAGCGAGGGGTGGACTATGCCTTCGAGGTCATCGGGCTGCCCAAGACAGTGCGGCAGGCCTTCGACAGCTTGGCCAAACGCGGTGAGGCCATTGTCCTGGGAGTCACCCCTCTGGAAACCGAAGTGTCGGTGCCGATCATGCCCCTCATCTTTGAGGAAAAAGTCCTCAAGGGATCGGTCTATGGATCGAGCCGGCCTCGAATCGACATCCCCAAGTTGATGAATCTCTACCGGGCCGGGAAACTCAAACTCGACGAACTCGTCACCCGCACCTTCTCTTTCGATCAGATCAACGAGGCTTACGCCGCACTGGAGAGGGGCGAAGTGGCTCGAACCGTGGTGCTGATGTGA
- a CDS encoding SDR family oxidoreductase — protein sequence MGKLEGKVALVTGGGTGIGKATSLLFAGEGADVAVNFSRSRSDAEDTVSEIRQLGSQAIAVCADISNDDAVRLMIGKVVKTLGRLDILVNNAATTRFVLPRDLEGMTEELWDKIFDVNVKGTFFCSRAAIAAMRLHDGGHIVNVSSDSAFTGRGSSIAYTASKAAIINMTLALAISQAPEIRVNAVAPGVVETRWIDKIRPLADAARRKNPLQRLARPNDIAEAILGLVVNDFITGHTLVVNGGATLV from the coding sequence ATGGGTAAGCTGGAGGGAAAAGTTGCTTTAGTCACCGGAGGAGGCACTGGGATCGGAAAGGCAACCTCTCTCCTGTTTGCCGGGGAGGGAGCGGATGTTGCCGTGAACTTCTCCCGTTCCAGATCCGATGCGGAGGACACGGTGTCTGAAATACGGCAACTCGGCTCGCAAGCAATTGCTGTCTGTGCGGACATCTCAAACGACGACGCCGTAAGGCTGATGATCGGGAAAGTCGTGAAGACCCTGGGGAGGTTGGATATCCTCGTCAACAACGCGGCGACGACAAGGTTTGTCCTCCCAAGAGATCTCGAAGGAATGACCGAAGAGCTCTGGGACAAGATCTTCGACGTGAACGTCAAGGGCACATTCTTCTGTTCACGAGCAGCGATCGCTGCCATGAGACTTCATGACGGCGGGCACATCGTCAACGTGTCCTCCGATTCGGCCTTCACCGGAAGAGGAAGTTCGATTGCGTATACTGCTTCCAAAGCGGCAATCATTAATATGACTCTGGCGTTGGCCATCAGCCAGGCTCCGGAAATTCGCGTGAACGCGGTGGCGCCCGGAGTCGTCGAAACTCGCTGGATCGATAAGATCAGGCCACTTGCGGACGCTGCCCGGAGGAAAAATCCTCTCCAACGGCTCGCCCGCCCAAACGACATCGCCGAAGCCATTTTGGGTCTGGTGGTCAACGATTTCATCACGGGCCATACGCTGGTGGTCAACGGCGGAGCCACCCTCGTGTAG
- a CDS encoding glucose 1-dehydrogenase, translating to MMLQDKVALITGAASGIGRATAGLFSSQGAKVVVADIDGAGAEKTVRNIRGDSGEAFSIQADVGRMDSVEAMVGSVLDRYGRLDIVHSNAAAYVLGTASETSEADWDRTLDVCLKATWMIARCALPPMVAQGGGTFIITGSVHSIRGYSLHAAYQASKGGLLALTRSLAADYAPSVRVNAILPGAVETGLWKGLSPADRLKIKEMCPLRRNGRPEDIAQAALFLASDMSAYMTGAYLVVDGGLSSIIEMPEWLWSRLKS from the coding sequence ATGATGTTGCAGGACAAAGTCGCTTTGATCACCGGCGCGGCCTCGGGAATCGGACGGGCAACTGCCGGATTGTTCTCGAGCCAGGGCGCCAAAGTGGTCGTCGCCGACATCGACGGCGCCGGAGCCGAAAAGACGGTCCGGAACATAAGAGGAGATTCCGGCGAGGCCTTCTCTATCCAGGCAGACGTGGGAAGGATGGACTCGGTGGAGGCGATGGTCGGATCGGTTCTCGATCGATATGGCCGCCTGGACATCGTACACAGCAACGCCGCCGCCTATGTGCTGGGGACGGCTTCAGAGACGAGCGAGGCGGATTGGGACCGCACCCTCGATGTCTGTTTGAAAGCCACCTGGATGATCGCCCGCTGTGCCCTGCCCCCCATGGTGGCCCAGGGTGGCGGCACTTTCATCATTACGGGTTCGGTCCATTCCATCCGGGGCTACTCCCTCCATGCCGCCTACCAAGCCTCCAAGGGGGGCTTGCTGGCTCTCACCCGTTCCTTGGCGGCGGACTATGCGCCCTCGGTCCGGGTGAATGCAATATTGCCGGGCGCGGTGGAGACCGGATTGTGGAAGGGTCTCTCCCCGGCGGATCGTTTGAAGATTAAAGAAATGTGTCCCCTGCGCCGGAACGGCCGGCCGGAAGATATTGCTCAAGCCGCTCTGTTTCTGGCATCCGACATGTCTGCGTACATGACGGGCGCCTACCTGGTGGTGGACGGTGGTTTGAGTTCCATCATCGAGATGCCTGAGTGGCTGTGGTCAAGACTCAAATCCTGA
- a CDS encoding Ldh family oxidoreductase has product MKRNAEELEQLAMEMLVAVKADEANAAVVAKHLVSANLSGVDTHGVWQLPGYIAAIHAGELVPAARPEIVRETSTSALVRGNWTFGQVVAKFAMEKAIAKAAKHDVSVVGLVESHHIGRLGEYAEAAAAEGMIAMVWGGGFGEKRPRVVPHGGRGAVLGTNPLAMGLPAGREPRMLFDFATAASSGVKIVNAQRTGQEVPDGWIVDKEGNPTNNVDDLLEGGGQIPFGEHKGYALAVTAEWLGRVFTGSAQFAQANRGGLYFSHSGAAMMVFRADLFQPFADYAKRADRLRKRIQAVPPAAGVEEVLIPGDPELQARAVRQQEGIPIPDMLWSELVDLAASLGVSVPE; this is encoded by the coding sequence ATGAAAAGGAACGCTGAGGAACTCGAGCAACTGGCGATGGAAATGCTGGTGGCGGTCAAGGCCGATGAGGCCAACGCCGCCGTGGTGGCCAAACACCTGGTGTCGGCCAACCTGAGTGGCGTCGACACGCATGGGGTCTGGCAACTTCCGGGTTACATCGCCGCCATACATGCGGGAGAGTTGGTTCCGGCAGCCCGGCCTGAGATCGTGAGGGAAACGAGCACCAGCGCTCTGGTCAGGGGCAATTGGACCTTTGGACAGGTGGTGGCGAAATTCGCCATGGAGAAAGCCATCGCCAAAGCGGCAAAGCACGACGTGTCCGTGGTCGGTCTAGTGGAAAGCCATCATATCGGCCGTCTGGGGGAGTACGCGGAAGCGGCAGCCGCTGAAGGAATGATCGCGATGGTTTGGGGGGGCGGGTTCGGCGAAAAAAGGCCAAGAGTGGTGCCTCACGGAGGCCGCGGCGCCGTACTGGGAACCAACCCCTTGGCCATGGGTCTTCCCGCCGGGAGGGAGCCCCGAATGCTGTTCGATTTCGCCACCGCCGCCTCGTCGGGAGTCAAGATCGTCAACGCCCAGCGGACCGGGCAGGAAGTCCCCGACGGTTGGATCGTCGATAAAGAGGGGAATCCCACCAACAACGTGGATGATCTGTTGGAAGGAGGGGGGCAAATACCCTTTGGGGAGCACAAGGGATACGCGCTGGCGGTGACGGCTGAATGGCTGGGCCGGGTCTTCACCGGATCCGCCCAATTTGCCCAGGCCAATCGCGGGGGGCTCTATTTCAGTCATTCCGGCGCGGCCATGATGGTCTTCAGAGCCGACCTGTTTCAGCCGTTTGCCGACTATGCGAAAAGGGCCGACCGGCTCCGCAAACGGATCCAAGCTGTCCCTCCGGCCGCGGGTGTCGAGGAAGTTCTGATCCCCGGCGATCCCGAACTCCAGGCCAGGGCCGTCCGGCAGCAAGAGGGAATTCCGATCCCGGATATGCTCTGGAGCGAGTTGGTCGACCTGGCAGCCTCGCTGGGTGTTTCGGTCCCCGAGTAA